In a genomic window of Gambusia affinis linkage group LG04, SWU_Gaff_1.0, whole genome shotgun sequence:
- the LOC122829812 gene encoding U6 snRNA-associated Sm-like protein LSm6, giving the protein MSLRKQTPSDFLKQIIGRPVVVKLNSGVDYRGVLACLDGYMNIAIEQTEEYVNGQLKNKYGDAFLRGNNGKEVYIFFINKTVYSDFCKWCQ; this is encoded by the exons ATGAGTCTCAGAAAACAAACCCCCAGTGACTTTCTGAAGCAGATTATCGGCAGACCCGTGGTGGTCAAGCTCAACTCGGGCGTTGATTACAGAG GTGTTCTGGCCTGTCTGGATGGTTACATGAACATCGCTATTGAGCAGACAGAAGAGTACGTCAACGGGCAGCTCAAGAACAAGTATGGAGATGCCTTTTTGAGAGGAAACAATGGTAAggaagtatatatattttttataaataaaactgtatacAGCGACTTTTGTAAGTGGTGtcaatga